One region of Neisseria mucosa genomic DNA includes:
- a CDS encoding geranyl transferase, translating into MNPANELKAWQQKAQAQTELLLERFLPSENQVPHTLHEAMRYVTLGGGKRLRPLLVLAASELDDADQNAVEQAMAAIEMVHVYSLVHDDMPAMDNDSLRRGKPTCHVKYDEATALLVGDALQTQAFDVLSRPTGLPSERQIAMLSTLAKASGSLGMAGGQAIDLANVGKAMNQAQLEQMHSLKTGALIRAAVVLGALACPDLDSDDVRTLDNYAAKLGLAFQVIDDVLDCEADTATLGKTAGKDSDNDKPTYVKLMGLQAARAYAETLTAEAAALLEPFGAKALHLRLLAEFVTARKN; encoded by the coding sequence TTGAACCCGGCGAATGAATTGAAAGCATGGCAGCAAAAAGCCCAAGCGCAGACAGAATTGCTGCTGGAGCGTTTCCTGCCGTCTGAAAACCAAGTGCCGCACACGCTGCACGAAGCCATGCGTTACGTTACCCTCGGCGGCGGCAAACGGCTGCGCCCGCTCTTGGTGCTCGCCGCGTCCGAATTGGACGATGCCGACCAAAACGCCGTCGAACAAGCCATGGCGGCGATTGAAATGGTGCACGTCTATTCCTTGGTTCATGACGATATGCCCGCAATGGACAACGACAGCCTGCGGCGCGGCAAACCGACCTGCCATGTGAAATACGACGAAGCCACCGCCCTCTTGGTCGGCGACGCGCTGCAAACCCAAGCCTTCGACGTATTGAGCCGTCCGACCGGACTGCCCTCCGAACGCCAAATCGCCATGTTGTCTACGCTCGCCAAAGCATCCGGCAGCCTCGGCATGGCGGGCGGACAAGCCATCGACCTTGCCAACGTCGGCAAAGCCATGAATCAGGCGCAGTTGGAACAGATGCACAGCCTCAAAACCGGCGCCCTCATCCGCGCCGCCGTCGTATTGGGCGCGCTTGCCTGCCCCGATTTGGATTCAGACGACGTCCGCACCTTGGACAACTACGCCGCCAAACTCGGCTTGGCGTTCCAAGTCATCGACGACGTGTTGGACTGCGAAGCCGATACCGCCACCTTGGGCAAAACCGCCGGCAAAGACAGCGACAACGACAAACCGACCTATGTCAAACTGATGGGTCTGCAAGCCGCCCGCGCCTACGCCGAAACCCTGACCGCCGAAGCCGCCGCCCTGCTCGAACCCTTCGGCGCAAAAGCCCTGCATTTGCGGCTCTTGGCGGAATTTGTTACTGCGCGGAAAAATTAG
- a CDS encoding nuclear transport factor 2 family protein, which translates to MNDFERIYNDWHEFAKNRDTARLISLYDDNAVFESPLVPLIMQRQSGILRGKADILAFLEEGTRRRPNELVRWYRNGTHFTTGDTLVWEYPRETPDGDQVDILELMQIAGGKIVHHRIYWGWFGTQMLIRSALNRAAE; encoded by the coding sequence ATGAACGATTTCGAACGCATTTACAACGACTGGCACGAGTTTGCCAAAAACCGCGACACCGCCCGACTGATCAGCCTGTATGACGACAACGCCGTTTTCGAAAGCCCGCTCGTTCCCCTTATCATGCAGCGGCAAAGCGGCATTTTGCGCGGCAAAGCCGACATCCTGGCTTTTTTAGAAGAAGGAACGCGCCGCCGACCGAATGAATTGGTACGCTGGTATCGTAACGGCACGCATTTCACGACGGGGGACACGCTGGTTTGGGAATACCCGCGCGAAACGCCCGACGGCGATCAAGTAGATATTTTGGAACTCATGCAGATTGCCGGTGGAAAAATTGTCCATCACCGCATTTACTGGGGCTGGTTCGGCACGCAGATGCTGATTCGTTCGGCACTGAACCGTGCAGCGGAATAA
- the pgk gene encoding phosphoglycerate kinase — translation MAFLKLTEQNVQGKTVLIRADMNVPFKDGKISDDTRIRASLASIKYCLDNGASVIVMTHLGRPTEGEFHPEDDVAPVAAHLGSLLGKDVKVLNDWRENKPALNAGDVVMLQNVRINKGEKKNDLELGKAYAALCDVFVNDAFGTAHRAQASTEAVAQAAPVACAGVLMAGELDALGKALKQPARPMVAIVAGSKVSTKLTILESLADKVDQLIVGGGIANTFLLAEGKAIGKSLAEHDLVEESKKIMAKMAAKGGSVPLPTDVVVAKAFAADAEAVVKDIADVAEDDMILDIGPKSAAALAELLKAAGTVVWNGPVGVFEFDQFAGGTKALAEAIAQSKAFSIAGGGDTLAAIAKFGVTDQIGYISTGGGAFLEFLEGKELPAVAALEKRGA, via the coding sequence ATGGCATTTCTGAAACTGACCGAACAAAACGTGCAGGGCAAAACCGTCCTCATCCGCGCCGATATGAACGTGCCGTTCAAAGACGGCAAAATCAGCGACGACACCCGTATCCGCGCCTCGCTCGCGTCCATCAAATACTGCCTGGACAACGGCGCGTCCGTTATCGTGATGACCCACTTGGGCCGTCCGACCGAAGGCGAGTTCCACCCCGAAGACGATGTCGCCCCCGTTGCCGCGCACTTGGGCAGCCTGTTGGGCAAAGACGTGAAAGTATTAAACGACTGGCGTGAAAACAAACCCGCCCTGAACGCGGGCGATGTCGTCATGCTGCAAAACGTGCGCATCAACAAAGGCGAGAAGAAAAACGATTTGGAACTGGGCAAAGCCTATGCCGCCTTGTGCGACGTGTTCGTCAACGACGCGTTCGGCACCGCCCACCGCGCCCAAGCCTCGACCGAAGCCGTCGCCCAAGCCGCGCCCGTTGCCTGCGCCGGCGTATTGATGGCGGGCGAACTCGACGCTTTAGGCAAAGCCCTGAAACAGCCTGCACGCCCGATGGTGGCGATTGTCGCCGGCAGCAAAGTGTCCACCAAACTGACCATCCTCGAATCGCTGGCGGACAAAGTCGACCAACTCATCGTCGGCGGCGGTATCGCCAACACCTTCCTGTTGGCGGAAGGCAAAGCCATCGGCAAATCTTTGGCGGAACATGATTTGGTGGAAGAATCCAAAAAAATTATGGCGAAAATGGCGGCCAAAGGCGGCTCCGTACCGCTGCCGACCGATGTCGTCGTTGCCAAAGCCTTTGCCGCCGATGCTGAAGCAGTCGTGAAAGACATTGCCGACGTTGCCGAAGACGATATGATTTTGGACATCGGCCCGAAATCCGCCGCCGCACTTGCCGAACTGCTTAAAGCCGCAGGCACTGTGGTGTGGAACGGTCCGGTCGGCGTGTTCGAGTTTGATCAGTTCGCGGGCGGCACGAAAGCCCTTGCCGAAGCCATCGCCCAAAGCAAAGCGTTCTCGATTGCGGGCGGCGGCGACACGCTGGCGGCGATTGCCAAATTTGGCGTTACCGACCAAATCGGCTACATCTCCACCGGCGGCGGCGCGTTCCTCGAATTCTTGGAAGGCAAAGAGTTGCCTGCCGTAGCCGCTTTGGAAAAACGCGGCGCGTAA
- a CDS encoding exodeoxyribonuclease VII small subunit: protein MMKKAPKSFEEALARLETLTQSMQSSEMPLEDALAAYQEGNELVRYCQTKLAEVEQKLQVLDAGELKELNLEPGE from the coding sequence ATCATGAAAAAAGCCCCCAAATCCTTTGAAGAAGCCCTCGCCCGCCTCGAAACCCTGACCCAGTCCATGCAAAGCAGCGAAATGCCGCTGGAAGATGCTCTGGCAGCCTATCAGGAAGGCAACGAGCTGGTCAGATACTGCCAAACCAAGCTGGCGGAAGTCGAACAAAAACTGCAAGTATTGGACGCGGGCGAACTGAAGGAGCTGAACCTTGAACCCGGCGAATGA
- a CDS encoding tRNA uridine-5-carboxymethylaminomethyl(34) synthesis GTPase MnmE gives MSASQPTIAAIATAPGRGGVGVIRLSGKNLLPLAQTLSGGKTPKPRTALYTDFLGGDGQPIDNGILLYFAAPASFTGEDVIELQGHGGPVVMDMLLSRCLELGARMAEPGEFTKRAFLNNKLDLAQAESVADLIDASSKSAARMALRSLKGAFSRHIHELVDDLITLRMLVEATLDFPEEDIDFLEAADARGKLQALQGRLKTVLASAEQGAILREGMNVVLVGAPNVGKSSLLNALAGDDIAIVTDIAGTTRDTVREQITLDGVPVHIIDTAGLRETDDVVEQIGIERSRKAVSEADVALILIDPREGVNAKTQAILNSLPEGLKKIEIHNKADLTGEPVAVRSDGLAQTGADTVISLSAKTGAGLDLLKHALLQEIGWQGESESLFLARSRHLNALHEAEAELENAALCDNNQIELFAEHLRLAQNACSEITGEFTADDLLGVIFSRFCIGK, from the coding sequence ATGTCCGCATCCCAACCCACCATCGCCGCCATCGCCACCGCCCCCGGACGCGGCGGCGTCGGCGTTATCCGCCTTTCCGGCAAAAACCTGCTGCCTTTGGCACAAACACTCAGCGGCGGCAAAACGCCCAAACCGCGCACCGCGCTTTACACCGACTTTCTCGGCGGCGACGGGCAGCCGATAGACAACGGCATCCTGCTCTACTTCGCCGCCCCCGCCAGCTTTACCGGCGAAGACGTGATTGAATTGCAGGGACACGGCGGCCCCGTCGTGATGGACATGCTGCTTTCGCGCTGCCTCGAACTGGGCGCGCGTATGGCAGAGCCGGGCGAATTTACCAAACGCGCCTTCCTCAACAACAAACTCGACCTTGCCCAAGCCGAAAGCGTCGCCGACCTCATCGACGCCTCCAGCAAGTCCGCCGCACGCATGGCGTTGCGTTCGTTAAAAGGCGCGTTTTCCCGACACATACACGAGCTGGTGGACGACCTTATCACCCTGCGGATGCTGGTCGAAGCCACGCTGGACTTCCCCGAAGAAGACATCGATTTTCTCGAAGCCGCCGACGCGCGCGGCAAGCTCCAAGCCCTGCAAGGTCGTCTGAAAACCGTCCTTGCCAGCGCGGAACAAGGCGCGATTTTGCGCGAAGGCATGAACGTCGTCCTCGTCGGCGCGCCCAACGTCGGCAAATCCAGCCTGCTCAACGCCTTGGCGGGCGACGACATCGCCATCGTAACCGACATCGCCGGCACCACCCGCGACACCGTGCGCGAACAAATCACCCTCGACGGCGTGCCCGTCCACATCATCGACACCGCCGGCCTGCGCGAAACCGACGACGTGGTCGAACAAATCGGCATCGAGCGCAGCCGCAAAGCCGTCTCCGAAGCCGATGTCGCCCTGATTCTGATTGACCCGCGCGAAGGCGTGAACGCCAAAACCCAAGCCATTTTGAACAGCCTGCCCGAAGGTTTGAAAAAAATCGAAATCCACAACAAAGCCGACCTGACCGGCGAACCCGTCGCCGTCCGTTCAGACGGCCTCGCGCAAACCGGCGCGGACACCGTCATCAGCCTGTCCGCCAAAACCGGCGCGGGTCTCGATTTGCTCAAACACGCACTGTTGCAGGAAATCGGCTGGCAGGGCGAAAGCGAAAGCCTGTTCCTCGCCCGCAGCCGCCATCTCAACGCCCTGCACGAAGCCGAAGCCGAGCTGGAAAACGCCGCCCTCTGCGACAACAACCAAATCGAGCTTTTCGCCGAACACCTGCGCCTCGCCCAAAACGCGTGCAGCGAAATCACCGGCGAATTTACCGCCGACGATTTGCTAGGCGTGATTTTCTCGCGCTTCTGCATCGGCAAATAA
- a CDS encoding MFS transporter, giving the protein MSDNYSARKGKTFFGHPIQLSTLFHIELWERFSFYGMQGILLIYLYYTADKGGLGIDKSLAGGIVGAYGGSVYLSTILGAWLADRIWGAEKTLFISGIVVMLGHIVLAIAPGLYGLLCGLVLIALGSGGVKSSASSMVGSLYEADDMKPLRDAGFSIFYISINIGGFLGPLLTGLLQTEMGFHYGFGAAAVGMALGLWRYSVGRKLLPHTPAPNPLRPEKVKTAAAIGVLIVLIVGSLIASDTLNLDNFSKFLLGTVILTVIAYFARLLGSSHVSSENKRYITAYIPLFLTICLFWAVWFQVYTVATVYFDETVDRTIGGWTVPVAWKDSIQSMWVVLFSGVMAAIWTKMGKHQPKTPLKFTLAMIVVGVSYLGFVPYISSGTPMPIIVFALILLAITIGELMISPISLSVSTKIAPPMFKTQMVALNFLGLSLGFTLGGVLFKEGFNDKAPLDFYWMLCGIGVITGVVLLLLVPVLNKMLKGAD; this is encoded by the coding sequence ATGTCTGACAACTACTCCGCCCGCAAGGGAAAAACCTTCTTCGGGCATCCCATCCAGCTTTCTACTCTGTTCCACATCGAATTGTGGGAACGTTTCTCGTTTTACGGTATGCAGGGTATCTTATTGATTTATCTGTATTACACTGCCGACAAAGGCGGTTTGGGCATAGACAAGTCGCTCGCCGGCGGCATCGTCGGCGCGTACGGCGGCAGTGTTTATTTGTCCACCATACTCGGCGCATGGCTTGCCGACCGGATTTGGGGCGCGGAAAAAACGCTGTTTATTTCCGGCATCGTGGTCATGCTCGGACACATCGTTTTGGCAATCGCACCGGGTCTCTACGGTCTGCTGTGCGGCTTGGTACTTATCGCATTGGGCAGCGGCGGCGTGAAATCGTCGGCAAGCTCGATGGTCGGCTCGCTTTATGAGGCGGACGATATGAAGCCCCTGCGCGATGCGGGTTTTTCGATTTTCTATATCTCCATCAACATCGGCGGCTTCTTAGGCCCGCTCCTGACCGGCTTGCTGCAAACCGAGATGGGTTTCCACTATGGTTTCGGCGCGGCGGCAGTCGGTATGGCTTTGGGGCTGTGGCGTTACTCCGTCGGGCGCAAACTGCTGCCGCACACGCCTGCGCCCAATCCTTTGCGTCCTGAAAAAGTGAAAACCGCTGCGGCAATAGGTGTGTTGATTGTCTTAATTGTCGGCAGCCTGATTGCGTCAGACACGCTCAATTTGGACAACTTCTCCAAATTCCTGCTCGGCACGGTCATCCTCACCGTCATCGCCTATTTCGCGCGACTGCTCGGCAGCAGCCATGTGTCGTCTGAAAACAAACGCTACATCACCGCCTATATTCCGCTGTTTCTGACCATCTGCCTGTTTTGGGCTGTCTGGTTCCAAGTTTATACTGTGGCAACGGTGTACTTTGACGAAACGGTTGACCGAACCATAGGCGGCTGGACTGTCCCCGTTGCCTGGAAAGATTCCATCCAAAGCATGTGGGTCGTTCTCTTTTCCGGCGTGATGGCGGCGATTTGGACGAAAATGGGCAAACACCAGCCGAAAACCCCATTGAAATTTACATTGGCGATGATTGTCGTCGGCGTATCCTATCTTGGGTTTGTACCGTATATCTCATCCGGCACGCCCATGCCGATCATCGTTTTCGCGCTGATCCTGCTTGCCATCACCATAGGCGAACTCATGATCTCTCCGATTTCGCTTTCCGTTTCCACCAAAATCGCCCCACCCATGTTCAAAACCCAAATGGTCGCGCTCAATTTCTTAGGGCTCTCATTGGGCTTCACTTTGGGCGGCGTGCTGTTTAAAGAAGGATTCAACGATAAAGCACCGCTGGATTTCTACTGGATGCTTTGCGGCATAGGCGTGATAACCGGTGTGGTATTGTTATTGCTTGTTCCCGTTTTGAATAAAATGCTCAAAGGCGCGGATTAA